From the genome of Halorussus sp. MSC15.2, one region includes:
- a CDS encoding glycosyltransferase family 2 protein — translation MPKTAVCVTALNRPEYTERVIESLEAQPDKDEVDWWLFQGGAVNRYSGLRHAEDETIERSLAVLMDADLPNKHLRVNDENIGIALQRDRIFHLLDEEYDRLIHLEGDIVVGKYWLRLSRKLMDQFPFHIGRMYRLHDPSEHDINPRECLDEVLITDHGNHVADCITKTVWEEIRDDWHDFVDIIRGYDFPRTEVPREELAERFVPGVYGDDHALSHIARKNDVNRVIPRVSRASDIGALGMTHTPENRAGTARGNEGDLTYEADADIEEFTVYDRAFIRDEDDWRL, via the coding sequence ATGCCTAAGACTGCCGTCTGTGTGACCGCACTTAATCGCCCAGAGTATACCGAACGGGTCATCGAATCGCTCGAAGCTCAACCCGACAAAGACGAAGTAGATTGGTGGCTGTTTCAGGGTGGTGCAGTCAACCGATACAGTGGGCTTCGTCACGCCGAAGATGAGACGATAGAGCGCAGTCTCGCGGTCCTGATGGACGCTGATTTACCGAATAAGCATCTCAGAGTGAACGACGAGAACATCGGAATCGCTCTTCAACGGGACCGCATATTCCACCTGCTGGACGAAGAGTACGACCGGCTCATTCACCTCGAAGGCGACATCGTGGTCGGGAAGTACTGGCTTCGGCTTTCACGGAAACTGATGGACCAGTTTCCGTTCCATATCGGTCGTATGTACCGTCTCCACGACCCGTCCGAACACGATATAAATCCGCGCGAATGCCTCGACGAGGTTTTGATTACCGATCACGGCAACCACGTCGCGGACTGTATCACGAAAACCGTCTGGGAGGAGATTCGAGATGATTGGCACGATTTCGTCGATATAATTCGAGGATACGACTTTCCCCGTACCGAGGTTCCTAGAGAGGAACTGGCAGAACGCTTCGTTCCGGGCGTTTACGGCGACGACCATGCCCTGAGTCACATCGCTCGTAAGAACGACGTCAATCGCGTCATCCCTCGAGTGAGCCGAGCCAGCGACATTGGAGCGCTTGGAATGACGCATACCCCCGAGAACCGAGCTGGAACAGCCCGCGGCAACGAAGGTGACCTCACCTACGAAGCAGATGCCGATATTGAGGAGTTTACTGTCTATGACCGTGCATTCATTCGCGATGAAGACGACTGGAGACTCTGA
- a CDS encoding alkaline phosphatase family protein, whose protein sequence is MVLITVDCLRWDYHDAYRELYPDGVWYRGTPQATYTPTSHTSMFTGLNPPRHGVYEFGDRYSGQDTIFTATDSLSTSGLTNEENNLLFGFDVDQDHVPFSDWFPEALANTDATARTPEGLEESPEQIDQLEDYELAFLHDWILHGVGVDDEDPWHYTADHDDPAKNHEKYQSQLQMSIAAHETILEELKARDLYEDTLFVVWGDHGEALHEAPHHMYTHGHFPEEAIARVPIAFCSPQFDETTVDAETNARGIDIAPTLQTLMREAGLRFDSISHDFEGVDLTTFRGKLAGYTMSMQTAKNGREDCIRDSTHCLLQKDDGKFTRTFTEPDPEDGHRLEEPCENPLVEQRFESLYESVRNGPEKLILNHEPDREQLRNLGYID, encoded by the coding sequence GTGGTTCTCATCACCGTGGACTGTCTGCGGTGGGACTACCACGACGCGTACCGCGAGCTGTACCCCGATGGCGTCTGGTATCGAGGGACGCCGCAAGCGACGTACACGCCGACCAGCCATACCTCGATGTTCACCGGACTTAACCCGCCCCGTCACGGGGTGTACGAGTTCGGTGACAGGTACAGTGGTCAAGATACGATATTTACTGCTACAGATAGTCTCAGCACGTCGGGACTTACCAACGAAGAAAATAATCTTTTGTTCGGGTTCGACGTCGACCAAGACCACGTTCCGTTCTCTGATTGGTTCCCCGAGGCACTTGCCAATACGGATGCAACGGCTCGAACTCCCGAAGGTCTCGAAGAGTCGCCAGAGCAGATCGACCAACTGGAGGACTACGAACTGGCGTTCCTCCACGATTGGATACTGCACGGTGTCGGAGTCGACGACGAGGACCCGTGGCACTACACTGCGGACCATGACGACCCGGCAAAGAACCACGAAAAGTATCAGAGCCAACTTCAGATGAGCATCGCCGCACACGAGACTATTCTCGAGGAACTCAAAGCAAGAGACCTCTACGAGGATACGCTATTCGTGGTGTGGGGCGATCACGGAGAAGCTCTCCACGAAGCACCGCATCACATGTATACCCACGGTCACTTTCCTGAAGAAGCGATTGCGCGCGTCCCCATCGCGTTCTGTTCACCGCAGTTCGACGAGACCACGGTGGACGCCGAAACCAACGCCAGAGGCATCGACATCGCTCCGACGCTCCAGACGCTCATGCGCGAAGCGGGGCTCCGATTCGACTCGATAAGCCACGACTTCGAAGGAGTCGACCTGACGACGTTCCGGGGAAAGCTGGCAGGCTACACCATGTCGATGCAAACCGCGAAAAACGGTCGCGAGGACTGTATTCGAGATTCGACTCACTGTTTGTTGCAGAAAGATGATGGGAAGTTTACGCGGACGTTCACCGAACCGGACCCAGAAGACGGACATCGACTCGAAGAGCCGTGTGAAAATCCACTCGTCGAACAACGATTCGAGTCGTTATACGAATCGGTCCGGAACGGTCCGGAGAAGCTGATACTCAACCACGAACCAGATAGAGAACAGCTACGAAATCTCGGTTATATAGACTAA
- a CDS encoding glycoside hydrolase family 99-like domain-containing protein, with translation MTNNRTSQSRRRFLASVAATTILNGCQSGREPDSKQTTSAVTSTRPTQTVETASDWTTTTVQPEFTLTTDTSSKADTKELDVAGSLAHADGIDTLQVHLETGAERHLTFSGTERAKYAVSFTVNGGQRYGGKVSYRTESGKEYETRFVTEYVPQEAVFSNQSPLVGAHYYPWYGPGRHWDSHIETPALGEYSARNPEVISQHVEWATTHGIDFFSMSWWGQGSWEDVTIKDYVLPTVPATEVDFHILYEPFGTLDGEPGSIDLDNPSNRRQLVEDFAYLDRTYFGRENYLQIDDKPVVFMYTTGSFHGDIESALAAVRDTVSEGVYLIADFVDWRRPPLPRHRQLMRSFDAVSSYNMYKPYEDINRNFAQRMARFYPSWLLAAKESDVDFLPMVTPGFNNTDVPDTDKPVLKRSFSQFETVCELTKQYLDPRLDAVYVTSFNEWHENTQIEPGGEYGTTYLDVVKNQFDKRPNHAIANFVQLEIEFNKTVAESEVNSNVSPENARELAFALFEIELFIDGKSIETYSVGDVKDEPEFTQGAYDPVSHANRTQRWTGGPTGRLSMYFDEKLLDATELRIRGVPVKDGLSGTVFIEGMPVGKLSFGTRRYKEYEVSLKIADQPSSKNQQSRSAWYPRHQTGAGD, from the coding sequence ATGACGAATAATAGGACCTCCCAGTCACGGCGACGATTTTTAGCCTCAGTTGCGGCGACGACGATACTGAATGGGTGTCAATCAGGGAGAGAACCAGATTCGAAGCAGACGACTTCGGCGGTAACTTCTACCCGGCCTACGCAGACGGTAGAAACGGCTTCCGACTGGACGACAACGACAGTCCAACCCGAATTCACGCTCACAACCGACACAAGCAGTAAGGCGGATACAAAAGAACTTGACGTAGCTGGTTCACTGGCCCACGCAGACGGGATTGATACACTACAAGTTCACCTCGAAACAGGTGCCGAACGTCATCTAACGTTCTCGGGAACGGAGCGTGCCAAGTACGCAGTCTCGTTTACGGTTAACGGCGGACAACGTTACGGCGGCAAGGTCAGCTACCGCACCGAGTCTGGCAAGGAGTACGAGACCCGATTCGTTACGGAGTACGTCCCCCAAGAGGCGGTTTTCTCGAATCAATCTCCGCTCGTCGGTGCTCACTACTATCCGTGGTACGGGCCGGGCCGCCACTGGGATTCCCACATCGAAACACCGGCATTAGGGGAATACAGTGCACGAAACCCGGAAGTCATCTCTCAACACGTCGAGTGGGCGACGACCCATGGAATCGATTTCTTTTCAATGAGTTGGTGGGGGCAAGGGTCGTGGGAAGACGTTACGATAAAAGACTACGTTCTACCGACCGTTCCAGCGACGGAAGTCGACTTTCATATTCTCTACGAGCCGTTCGGAACGCTCGATGGCGAGCCAGGGTCTATCGACCTCGATAATCCGTCGAATCGCCGTCAATTAGTCGAAGACTTCGCATACCTAGATCGAACGTACTTCGGTCGAGAGAATTATCTTCAAATCGACGATAAGCCCGTCGTCTTTATGTATACCACGGGTAGTTTTCACGGGGATATCGAATCAGCACTGGCGGCGGTTCGAGATACCGTCTCAGAGGGCGTTTACCTAATCGCAGATTTTGTAGACTGGCGTCGCCCACCACTTCCGAGACACCGCCAACTCATGCGGTCGTTCGATGCTGTCTCCAGCTATAATATGTATAAACCCTACGAGGACATTAATCGCAATTTCGCCCAGCGGATGGCGAGATTCTATCCCTCGTGGTTGCTCGCGGCGAAGGAATCAGATGTCGATTTTCTCCCGATGGTCACTCCCGGCTTCAACAACACAGATGTTCCGGACACGGACAAACCGGTGTTAAAACGGAGTTTCTCTCAGTTTGAGACGGTCTGTGAGTTGACGAAGCAGTATCTCGACCCACGACTGGACGCAGTGTACGTGACGTCATTCAACGAGTGGCACGAGAACACCCAAATCGAACCCGGAGGCGAATACGGAACCACGTACCTCGACGTTGTCAAGAACCAGTTCGACAAGCGTCCGAACCACGCGATTGCGAACTTCGTACAGCTCGAAATCGAATTCAACAAAACGGTCGCCGAATCAGAGGTGAACTCGAACGTCTCCCCGGAGAACGCCCGCGAGCTAGCCTTTGCCTTGTTCGAAATTGAGTTATTCATCGACGGAAAGTCGATTGAGACGTACTCGGTCGGCGATGTGAAAGACGAACCGGAGTTCACGCAGGGTGCATATGACCCAGTGTCTCACGCCAATCGGACTCAGCGATGGACTGGTGGTCCTACGGGGCGACTGTCGATGTACTTCGACGAGAAACTGCTAGACGCCACTGAACTTCGCATACGTGGAGTCCCAGTCAAAGACGGTCTTTCAGGGACGGTCTTTATCGAGGGAATGCCAGTCGGGAAACTCTCATTTGGGACGCGACGATACAAAGAGTACGAAGTCTCACTGAAGATAGCGGACCAGCCATCTTCGAAGAATCAACAATCACGTTCGGCGTGGTATCCTCGGCATCAGACGGGAGCAGGTGATTGA
- a CDS encoding glycosyltransferase produces the protein MTPLDTNITLCMLTKDEEDNIVSTLESASPIFEELVLVDASEDDTVAVAEEWCEEHAVDFDVIESSEREYLLEGPGTQRRRAEDLATREYTMQVGADVEVEIHDEQWFTREFDHYGYVHTRVKPSGRVDRDYRLYCPDPDIDFDHRKPGMIPQWRGLVHEEIRTEYGHHMQEVYRVAEAPMTHHQTRHGAMDVSNVEEGHQRIHDERFGGNTGRALKKQHYLMHRQLASDRQPAYLSEPYHEYYRENRELVIQHWEEIREEYTLPQFATREWDVRDFGQGEKRYGPWRLDEGEPLYKPRRLSAGEYVVQKLTGEF, from the coding sequence ATGACACCACTCGACACCAACATCACGCTCTGCATGCTGACCAAAGACGAAGAAGACAACATCGTCTCGACGCTGGAATCGGCGTCACCCATCTTCGAGGAACTCGTCCTCGTAGATGCCTCGGAGGACGATACCGTGGCAGTCGCCGAGGAGTGGTGCGAAGAACACGCCGTGGACTTCGACGTGATCGAGTCCAGCGAGCGCGAATACCTCCTCGAAGGACCGGGCACGCAACGACGTCGTGCCGAAGACCTCGCTACCCGCGAGTACACCATGCAGGTCGGCGCAGACGTGGAGGTCGAAATCCACGACGAACAGTGGTTCACTCGTGAGTTCGACCACTACGGCTACGTCCACACTCGCGTCAAGCCCTCGGGCCGAGTAGACCGCGACTATCGGCTCTACTGTCCGGACCCCGACATCGACTTCGACCACCGAAAGCCGGGGATGATTCCGCAATGGCGCGGGTTGGTCCACGAAGAGATTCGAACCGAGTACGGCCACCACATGCAGGAGGTCTACCGCGTGGCAGAAGCACCGATGACTCATCACCAGACGCGGCACGGTGCGATGGACGTTTCGAACGTCGAGGAAGGACACCAGCGGATTCACGACGAGCGATTCGGCGGAAACACTGGTCGCGCGCTCAAGAAACAGCACTACCTGATGCATCGCCAGCTCGCGTCCGACCGCCAGCCCGCGTATCTCTCCGAGCCGTACCACGAGTACTACCGCGAGAACCGCGAACTCGTCATCCAGCACTGGGAAGAGATCCGCGAGGAGTACACACTCCCGCAGTTCGCTACTCGTGAATGGGACGTTCGGGACTTCGGACAGGGTGAGAAACGCTACGGGCCGTGGCGGCTCGACGAGGGAGAGCCGCTGTACAAGCCCCGGCGACTCTCTGCCGGAGAGTACGTCGTGCAGAAGCTTACTGGTGAGTTCTGA